One Tunturibacter gelidoferens genomic region harbors:
- the prmC gene encoding peptide chain release factor N(5)-glutamine methyltransferase, protein MTLRQAITNAAAELAANPHLSEHAHRDAELLLLHTLQISRVTLIAHPDRDLSPDQHSLYQIAINRRLQLEPIQYITGEQEFYGLRLHVTPAVLIPRPETEHLVEAVLKLLPANRPVKLVDIGTGSGAIAIALAVHLPLAEITALDLSSEALAIAELNAREHNVANRIHFLQSDLLAAVQSPGETFDAIVSNPPYIPESDRTTLHPQVREHEPATALFAGETGLDIYRRLIPEALSALKPNGILALEIGHGQQKPLTHLLAGWNDVSFVNDLQQIPRVALARRPNSFHPEH, encoded by the coding sequence ATGACCCTTCGCCAGGCCATTACGAACGCCGCTGCAGAGCTGGCCGCCAATCCACACCTCAGCGAACACGCCCACCGCGACGCCGAGCTCCTCCTCCTCCACACGCTGCAGATCTCCCGAGTGACCCTCATCGCCCATCCCGACCGCGATCTCTCTCCCGACCAACACTCCCTCTATCAAATCGCCATCAACCGCCGCCTCCAGCTCGAGCCCATCCAGTACATCACCGGCGAGCAGGAGTTCTACGGCCTGCGTCTTCACGTCACCCCCGCCGTCCTCATCCCTCGGCCCGAGACCGAGCATCTCGTTGAAGCCGTCCTCAAGCTGCTCCCCGCGAACCGGCCTGTGAAGCTCGTCGATATCGGCACCGGATCGGGAGCCATCGCCATCGCACTCGCCGTCCATCTTCCGCTCGCCGAGATCACAGCCCTCGACCTATCCTCCGAGGCTCTCGCCATCGCAGAGCTCAATGCGCGAGAACACAACGTAGCCAATCGCATCCACTTCCTTCAATCCGATCTACTCGCCGCCGTCCAATCTCCTGGCGAAACCTTCGATGCCATCGTCAGCAACCCGCCCTACATCCCAGAATCCGATCGCACCACCCTGCACCCTCAGGTTCGCGAACACGAGCCCGCCACCGCACTCTTCGCAGGCGAAACCGGCCTAGACATCTACCGCCGACTCATTCCGGAAGCCCTAAGCGCACTCAAACCAAACGGCATACTCGCCTTGGAGATCGGCCACGGACAGCAGAAACCGCTCACCCACCTGCTCGCCGGATGGAACGACGTCAGCTTCGTCAACGATCTCCAGCAGATCCCACGCGTCGCCCTCGCGCGCAGGCCGAACTCCTTCCACCCGGAACACTAA
- the prfA gene encoding peptide chain release factor 1, with protein MFDRLDQLEARYEDLGRQMSDPTLVNDQKKFQAIAKQHRDMEPTVEKFREYRKIRDGIAEAKAMLADPDPEVKEMAQAELDTLEPRLEPVEEQLKVLLLPKDPNDEKNVILELRAGTGGDEAALFVAEVFRMYMRFAEQHKWKVEILSQTESGIGHGLKDITAIIEGENVYSQLKYESGVHRVQRVPATETQGRVHTSAITVAVLPEAEEVDIKIEAKDLRIDTFCSSGPGGQSVNTTYSAVRITHLPTNTVVSCQDEKSQIKNREKGMRVLRARLYEVEAERIHQLQAKDRKQQIGSGDRSEKIRTYNFPQNRLTDHRIGLTNHQLAMVMEGQIQPTIDALIAHYTAEKLKAEAEAA; from the coding sequence ATGTTCGACCGCCTCGACCAACTCGAAGCCCGTTACGAAGACCTAGGCAGGCAGATGTCCGACCCGACCCTGGTCAACGACCAGAAGAAGTTTCAGGCCATCGCCAAGCAGCACCGCGACATGGAACCCACCGTCGAGAAGTTTCGCGAGTACCGCAAGATCAGGGACGGCATCGCCGAAGCCAAAGCCATGCTCGCCGACCCCGACCCCGAAGTAAAGGAGATGGCACAGGCCGAGCTCGACACGCTGGAGCCGCGCCTCGAGCCCGTGGAAGAGCAGCTAAAGGTTCTGCTCCTCCCGAAGGATCCCAACGACGAGAAGAACGTCATCCTCGAGCTGCGCGCCGGAACCGGAGGCGACGAAGCCGCACTCTTTGTCGCAGAGGTCTTCCGCATGTACATGCGCTTCGCCGAGCAACACAAATGGAAGGTCGAGATCCTCTCCCAGACCGAATCCGGCATCGGCCACGGCCTCAAGGACATCACCGCTATCATCGAAGGTGAAAACGTCTACTCGCAGTTGAAGTACGAATCCGGCGTACATCGCGTGCAGCGCGTTCCGGCGACCGAGACGCAGGGCCGTGTCCATACCTCAGCGATCACCGTTGCCGTGCTGCCCGAGGCCGAAGAGGTCGACATCAAGATCGAAGCCAAGGACCTGCGCATCGACACCTTCTGCTCCTCCGGACCCGGCGGCCAGTCGGTGAACACGACCTACTCGGCCGTTCGCATCACGCATCTGCCAACCAACACCGTCGTCAGCTGCCAGGACGAAAAATCACAGATCAAGAATCGCGAGAAGGGTATGCGCGTCCTCCGCGCCCGTCTCTACGAGGTGGAGGCCGAACGCATTCACCAGCTCCAGGCGAAGGATCGCAAGCAGCAGATTGGCTCCGGCGACCGCAGCGAGAAGATCCGCACCTACAACTTCCCGCAGAACCGCCTCACCGATCACCGCATCGGCCTCACCAACCACCAGCTCGCTATGGTCATGGAGGGTCAGATTCAACCCACCATCGACGCCCTCATCGCGCACTACACCGCCGAAAAACTTAAGGCCGAAGCAGAAGCTGCCTGA
- a CDS encoding molybdopterin-dependent oxidoreductase — MSDGREEREEQEQRRKWEKEKKEREDDLDRDWERDGERERRDSRAVEALNAELRAQSGQRTRRSFLVAAAATAGGYGFYRWIDRSPGDQLIPKPLRKMLEFNAKVSRGVFDERGLAPTYPVDRSMELRTNGNYGLKMDLLPESYRLQMVGVANAKGLPQYVEDVTAWEYRYVAKKEAGPVEHDSKVAPKAAAVVGDGPQAKVDPNGDAGMGEGPMMQGGAASTMVAGNGEKSDVKMPPAFEAAFAALKKAQGNKRPRGQEEAGMSDNTLDPGTPGLLLKMDDVTSLPHHELVTEFKCIEGWSQVVHWGGYRLVDLIAKYPPEKKPDGSLPKYVYMETPDGDYYCGFSLQACMHPQSLLVTEMAGQPLAQWHGAPIRLHMPIKYGYKQIKRIGLIAYTDMRPDDYWTKLGYDWCAGL, encoded by the coding sequence ATGAGCGACGGACGGGAGGAGCGAGAGGAGCAGGAGCAGCGCCGCAAGTGGGAGAAGGAGAAGAAGGAACGCGAGGATGATCTTGACCGCGACTGGGAACGCGACGGGGAGCGGGAGCGAAGAGATTCGCGCGCGGTAGAGGCTCTGAACGCGGAGCTCAGGGCGCAGTCGGGGCAGAGGACGCGTCGCAGCTTTCTGGTTGCAGCGGCGGCGACGGCGGGTGGATACGGATTTTATCGGTGGATCGATCGCAGTCCAGGCGACCAGCTGATCCCGAAGCCGCTGCGTAAGATGCTGGAGTTCAATGCGAAGGTGTCGCGCGGGGTGTTTGATGAGCGCGGGCTTGCGCCGACGTATCCGGTCGATCGATCGATGGAACTGCGGACGAACGGCAACTACGGATTGAAGATGGACCTGCTGCCGGAGAGCTATCGGCTGCAGATGGTGGGGGTGGCGAATGCGAAGGGTCTTCCTCAGTATGTCGAGGATGTGACGGCGTGGGAGTACCGATACGTTGCGAAGAAAGAAGCTGGGCCCGTCGAGCACGATTCGAAGGTAGCGCCGAAGGCCGCGGCGGTAGTAGGAGATGGGCCACAGGCCAAGGTCGATCCGAATGGCGATGCTGGCATGGGGGAAGGGCCGATGATGCAGGGTGGCGCGGCGAGCACGATGGTCGCCGGGAACGGCGAGAAGAGTGATGTGAAGATGCCGCCCGCATTTGAGGCTGCGTTTGCTGCGTTGAAGAAGGCGCAGGGGAATAAGCGGCCGCGTGGGCAGGAAGAGGCAGGCATGTCGGATAACACGCTCGATCCGGGGACGCCGGGGCTGCTGCTCAAGATGGACGACGTCACGAGTCTGCCGCACCATGAGTTGGTGACGGAGTTCAAATGCATTGAGGGTTGGAGCCAAGTGGTGCATTGGGGTGGGTACCGGCTTGTTGATTTGATCGCGAAGTATCCGCCGGAGAAGAAGCCGGATGGATCGCTGCCGAAGTATGTCTACATGGAGACGCCGGATGGGGACTACTACTGCGGGTTCAGCCTGCAGGCCTGTATGCATCCGCAGAGCCTTCTGGTGACCGAGATGGCAGGACAGCCGCTGGCCCAGTGGCATGGCGCACCGATACGGTTACATATGCCGATCAAGTACGGTTACAAACAGATCAAACGGATTGGATTGATCGCCTACACCGATATGCGGCCTGACGATTACTGGACGAAGCTGGGATATGACTGGTGCGCGGGGCTTTAG
- a CDS encoding DUF4440 domain-containing protein, protein MKKTELQDHLYALEERLLHPDREADRTALIPFFAEEYREFCTSGRVFNRQQVIDVLLTSAARHATIHHFYIAQLAENIVLATYRATTSVAVSHRSSLWIFRDNRWQLVFHQGTIAS, encoded by the coding sequence ATGAAAAAGACCGAACTTCAAGACCATCTCTACGCGCTCGAAGAGCGTCTCCTCCACCCTGACCGCGAGGCTGACCGCACCGCGCTCATCCCGTTCTTCGCCGAAGAGTACAGAGAGTTCTGCACCTCCGGCCGCGTCTTCAACCGCCAGCAAGTAATTGACGTCCTGCTCACCAGCGCCGCCCGCCACGCGACTATCCACCACTTCTACATCGCCCAGCTCGCAGAGAACATCGTTCTCGCCACCTACCGCGCCACTACCTCAGTCGCCGTCTCCCACCGCTCCTCCCTGTGGATCTTTCGCGACAACCGCTGGCAGCTCGTCTTTCATCAGGGCACCATCGCCAGCTGA
- a CDS encoding cytochrome b/b6 domain-containing protein, translating into MPEKPRDRSEPGETLQPAAEIPAETVDAAPEGLRVPIATTAGGKAVDEPVAAAASVVPEPLASPVGVVAAPVEAREPAVATIRLEKKHPLAIRWMHWVNFPVLFTMIWSGLLIYWNDSDNAYQHPHAVYRVGVGSLTLVRLFPPWFWKLINAPYRVTEGLGYHFFFMWIFAINGILYVAYLLISGEWRVLVPERRSFLDAIQVTLVDLHLRKGLPPQKKYNGAQKIAYSSVVLMGLGSLVTGLSIYKPTQVHWITSLLGGYEMARWEHFWLTMGFCAFFVVHVGQVILAGWNNFRSMVSGYEIVPAVKASLDEERRTG; encoded by the coding sequence ATGCCTGAGAAACCTAGAGACAGAAGTGAGCCAGGCGAGACCTTGCAGCCTGCCGCTGAGATCCCAGCAGAGACGGTCGATGCAGCTCCGGAGGGATTGCGGGTTCCAATAGCGACGACGGCCGGCGGTAAAGCGGTGGATGAGCCCGTTGCGGCAGCTGCTTCCGTAGTTCCGGAGCCACTGGCTTCGCCTGTTGGAGTTGTTGCGGCGCCTGTCGAGGCAAGAGAGCCTGCCGTGGCAACGATCAGGTTGGAGAAGAAGCATCCCTTGGCGATTCGGTGGATGCATTGGGTGAACTTCCCGGTTCTGTTCACGATGATCTGGAGCGGGTTGCTGATCTATTGGAATGACTCGGATAATGCCTATCAGCATCCCCATGCGGTGTATCGAGTGGGGGTGGGTTCGCTGACGTTGGTGCGGTTGTTTCCTCCGTGGTTCTGGAAGCTGATCAATGCGCCCTATCGTGTGACCGAGGGGCTGGGATATCACTTCTTCTTTATGTGGATCTTTGCAATCAACGGGATTCTCTATGTGGCTTATCTGTTGATCTCAGGGGAGTGGCGGGTGCTGGTACCGGAGCGAAGATCCTTTCTGGATGCGATTCAGGTGACGTTGGTGGATTTGCATCTTCGCAAGGGATTGCCGCCGCAGAAGAAGTACAACGGGGCGCAGAAGATCGCTTACTCCTCGGTAGTTTTGATGGGTCTGGGATCGCTGGTCACGGGTCTCTCGATCTACAAGCCGACGCAGGTGCACTGGATCACATCGCTGCTGGGCGGATACGAGATGGCGCGATGGGAACACTTCTGGCTGACGATGGGCTTTTGCGCGTTCTTTGTGGTGCACGTGGGGCAGGTGATTCTCGCGGGGTGGAATAACTTCCGGTCGATGGTGAGCGGGTATGAGATTGTGCCGGCGGTCAAGGCTTCGCTAGACGAGGAAAGGAGGACGGGATGA
- a CDS encoding DUF885 domain-containing protein, which yields MRPQVLNLLLATCLYAVAPFSLIAQTPSVETRITAQNALFEEIYQADLKNNPERATAVGDYRYNDKLADYSLEAIIQQNAANQANLRSLLAINAAGFPEQDLLSHQLMERRLKQSIENFDLKNYEMSVNQQNGIHTSLSDLPLAVPLDTVQHYDDYIARLHQIPRALAQSEDILRLGVKDHLMPPRFLLEKVAQQASDIAAKSPFLLAINKIPATFSDADRQRLTTAIQQTVDTEVSPAYRTFATFIAKDYAPHGRTSISVSTLPDGKHRYEVAVREQTTTDMTPAQIHQLGLDEITRITAEMTTLAHKAGFKDLESFRASIKPNPKYTPTSSEQILDTFRHYIAQMQPKLPELFTVLPDCPVPVEAIPAYQAAAATHYQAGTPDCKHPGRVSVGTSDFAHRSLINDEAIAYHEGVPGHHMQRSVQQQLKGLPQFRIHGGGFTAYTEGWALYAEQLGKDVGFYQDPVSDYGRLSSELFRAVRLVVDTGIHSQGWTREQVVALFEQTDSLQGPEIQSETDRYIAWPGQALAYKIGQLKFIELRERAKRELGPKFDLRAFHDEMLSAGVLPLDLLDQRTDRWIAAQKAESTQQATSGAAHTP from the coding sequence ATGCGCCCCCAAGTCCTGAATCTCCTTCTGGCGACCTGTCTCTACGCCGTCGCGCCCTTCTCCCTGATCGCCCAGACGCCCTCGGTCGAAACGCGTATCACCGCCCAGAATGCTCTCTTCGAAGAGATCTACCAGGCCGACCTGAAAAACAATCCCGAGCGCGCCACCGCCGTGGGCGACTATCGCTACAACGACAAGCTCGCCGACTACTCCCTCGAAGCCATCATCCAGCAGAACGCCGCCAATCAGGCGAACCTGCGCAGCCTGTTAGCCATCAACGCCGCCGGCTTCCCCGAACAGGACCTTCTCTCCCACCAGCTCATGGAGCGCAGGCTCAAGCAGAGCATCGAAAACTTCGATCTCAAGAACTACGAGATGTCCGTCAATCAGCAGAACGGCATCCACACCTCTCTCTCCGACTTGCCGTTGGCCGTTCCGCTGGACACCGTCCAGCACTACGACGACTACATCGCGCGCCTCCACCAGATTCCTCGCGCCCTCGCCCAATCCGAAGACATCCTGCGCCTCGGCGTCAAAGATCACCTGATGCCGCCACGATTCCTGCTCGAAAAAGTCGCCCAGCAGGCCTCCGACATCGCCGCCAAAAGCCCCTTCCTGCTCGCTATCAACAAAATTCCCGCGACCTTCTCCGACGCCGACCGTCAACGCCTTACCACGGCCATCCAGCAGACCGTCGACACTGAAGTTTCGCCAGCCTACCGCACCTTCGCTACATTTATCGCAAAGGACTACGCACCCCACGGCCGCACCTCTATCAGCGTCTCGACACTACCCGACGGCAAGCACCGCTACGAGGTCGCAGTACGCGAACAGACAACCACCGACATGACCCCGGCGCAGATCCACCAACTCGGACTCGACGAGATCACCCGCATCACCGCCGAGATGACCACCCTCGCCCACAAGGCCGGTTTCAAAGATCTCGAAAGCTTCCGCGCCTCCATCAAGCCCAACCCGAAATACACCCCCACCTCATCCGAGCAGATCCTCGACACCTTCCGCCACTACATCGCCCAGATGCAGCCGAAGCTCCCCGAACTTTTCACGGTACTTCCCGATTGCCCCGTACCGGTCGAAGCCATTCCCGCCTACCAGGCCGCTGCCGCCACTCACTACCAGGCCGGCACGCCCGACTGCAAACACCCCGGTCGCGTCTCCGTCGGCACCAGCGACTTCGCCCACCGCTCGCTCATCAACGACGAGGCCATCGCGTACCACGAAGGCGTTCCCGGCCACCACATGCAGCGCTCTGTTCAGCAGCAACTCAAAGGCCTCCCGCAGTTCCGCATTCACGGCGGAGGCTTCACCGCATACACCGAAGGCTGGGCTCTCTACGCCGAACAACTCGGCAAGGATGTCGGCTTTTATCAAGACCCGGTCAGCGACTACGGCCGCCTCTCCTCCGAACTCTTCCGCGCCGTCCGCCTCGTCGTCGACACCGGCATCCACTCACAGGGCTGGACTCGCGAGCAGGTCGTCGCCCTCTTCGAACAAACTGACAGCCTTCAAGGTCCCGAGATCCAGTCCGAGACCGACCGCTACATCGCATGGCCCGGACAGGCCCTTGCCTACAAGATTGGCCAGCTAAAGTTCATCGAGCTGCGAGAGCGTGCGAAAAGGGAGCTCGGCCCGAAGTTCGACCTCCGTGCCTTCCACGATGAGATGCTCAGCGCCGGAGTGCTTCCCCTCGACCTTCTCGACCAGCGTACGGATCGCTGGATAGCCGCTCAAAAAGCCGAGTCTACCCAGCAAGCTACATCCGGAGCAGCACACACACCCTAA
- a CDS encoding VOC family protein, with amino-acid sequence MIRQHRSGHSSARPAMHLVLFALVLFLFVPLLHAQPDTKTPPFNGIAHVALRVHDLANSVAFYEKLGFEQAFDLRKDNVPYESFIKINDTQFIELHASTPTDTDTGFLSLCFEGADVQAINDNYLSHGLTPTPVRKTDTGNLRFIMGGPTQLSGPQTIEYTQYMPGSLHSEDQGKHLGPDRVAEKLIAISLPMADPSSARDFYINQLNFKPIANDPMSLHMPGESGQEVEIMPATPGSHARITMESTNLGKAARHLHKEGVFTVKNGTTLTVIDPDGNVLILETR; translated from the coding sequence ATGATCAGGCAGCACCGGAGCGGCCACAGCTCTGCCCGTCCCGCGATGCACCTCGTCCTCTTCGCACTTGTCTTATTCCTTTTCGTACCCCTCCTTCACGCGCAGCCCGATACCAAAACACCACCCTTCAACGGCATCGCCCACGTCGCGCTTCGTGTCCACGATCTCGCCAACTCCGTCGCCTTCTACGAAAAACTCGGCTTCGAACAGGCCTTTGACCTTCGCAAAGACAATGTCCCCTATGAGTCCTTCATCAAGATCAACGACACGCAGTTCATCGAACTCCACGCGTCCACCCCAACGGATACCGACACCGGCTTCCTGAGCCTCTGCTTCGAAGGCGCAGACGTCCAGGCAATCAACGACAACTACCTCAGCCACGGCCTCACCCCCACACCCGTTCGCAAAACAGATACCGGGAACCTGCGCTTCATCATGGGAGGCCCCACCCAGCTCTCCGGGCCGCAGACCATCGAGTACACCCAGTACATGCCGGGCTCACTCCACAGCGAAGACCAGGGCAAGCACCTCGGCCCGGACCGCGTCGCCGAAAAGCTGATCGCCATCTCGCTCCCCATGGCCGACCCCTCCTCCGCACGCGACTTTTACATTAACCAGCTCAACTTCAAGCCCATCGCCAACGATCCGATGAGTCTTCACATGCCCGGCGAGAGCGGTCAGGAGGTTGAAATCATGCCTGCGACCCCTGGGAGTCACGCACGCATCACCATGGAATCGACCAATCTCGGCAAGGCAGCACGCCACCTCCACAAAGAAGGCGTCTTCACCGTGAAAAACGGAACCACCCTCACTGTGATCGACCCCGACGGCAACGTCCTGATCCTCGAAACCCGCTAG
- a CDS encoding ATP-dependent DNA ligase, translating to MALFYAVADLAEQLAGEPGRLKKRAAISAAIAAAHKAAPEGEDAGWFALYVAGTPFAEADSRKLNAGGALLSKTLLAVSGASDQALTLAYRRHGDMGAAAYDLLVAAGAAGAAKTAELSLAEVAEAFAAMAVAKTTAIRAALVEGLLRRATPLEAKYLLKLMLGDMRIGVKQSLVEEAIAVAAGASVEAVRRAVMLEADLGSAVRRAFSGTLNEARMRLFHPLGFMLASPVETPEEAVERFTEKPAKVPVVKTKKPRKSKKAEDSLRRAMELDPDRDAGALAVEAEGDTPGEVVSPQKLDVDAEEFEDAPPEDVIAKSIPEEGDETAANAQQTQGIEAFLEDKYDGMRAQVHCGDASQPGRVAIYSRNKEDVTESFPELEEAFAQVCSEVSGATGSLILDGEILGWDFEQGRALPFAVLGQRIGRKRVSNEWRQQVPVVFMAFDLMCEDGELLLEFPLRERRNRLEAAVERLVERVVSPLIVDKRARDSQAVLFAGEESAGMERLMISPSRLVESAEDIDRAYSDARARANEGVMLKAAGSVYQPGRRGLAWVKLKRELATLDVVVTGAEFGHGKRAGILSDYTFAVRGADGELLNVGKAYSGLTDVEIAEMSAWMMEHTLEDQGFFRTVEPLMVLEVAFNNIMRSGRHASGFALRFPRILKIRTDKPVSEIDTVARVEEVYQSQVDKPVE from the coding sequence ATGGCTTTATTTTATGCAGTGGCGGACTTGGCGGAGCAGTTGGCTGGTGAGCCTGGGCGCCTGAAGAAGCGGGCAGCGATCTCAGCGGCGATTGCGGCCGCGCATAAAGCTGCGCCCGAAGGTGAAGATGCGGGGTGGTTTGCACTGTATGTTGCCGGAACGCCGTTTGCGGAGGCGGATTCGCGCAAGCTGAACGCTGGCGGGGCGTTGTTGTCGAAGACGCTGCTGGCTGTGAGCGGGGCCAGCGATCAGGCTTTGACTTTAGCTTATCGGCGGCATGGGGATATGGGTGCCGCGGCATACGATCTGCTGGTCGCTGCCGGAGCTGCCGGTGCGGCCAAGACGGCTGAGCTATCGCTTGCCGAGGTAGCCGAGGCTTTTGCGGCGATGGCGGTGGCGAAGACGACGGCGATTCGGGCGGCTCTGGTCGAAGGTTTGCTGCGGCGGGCGACTCCGCTCGAGGCGAAGTATCTGCTGAAACTGATGCTCGGCGACATGCGGATTGGAGTGAAGCAGAGCCTGGTGGAGGAGGCGATCGCCGTCGCGGCTGGAGCTTCGGTGGAGGCGGTGCGGCGAGCGGTGATGCTGGAGGCGGATCTCGGCAGCGCGGTGCGCCGAGCGTTTTCCGGGACGTTGAATGAGGCGAGAATGCGGCTGTTTCATCCGCTGGGATTCATGCTGGCCTCGCCGGTCGAGACGCCGGAGGAGGCGGTGGAGCGATTCACCGAGAAGCCTGCAAAGGTGCCGGTCGTAAAAACTAAGAAGCCGCGAAAGAGCAAAAAGGCGGAGGACAGTCTGAGGCGGGCGATGGAGCTCGATCCTGACCGCGATGCCGGTGCGCTCGCCGTGGAGGCTGAAGGCGACACGCCTGGTGAGGTTGTTTCCCCGCAAAAGCTCGATGTCGATGCCGAGGAGTTTGAGGATGCTCCCCCGGAAGATGTGATTGCAAAAAGCATACCGGAGGAGGGAGATGAGACGGCGGCGAACGCTCAGCAGACGCAGGGTATCGAAGCGTTTCTCGAGGATAAGTACGACGGCATGCGGGCGCAGGTGCACTGCGGAGATGCCAGTCAGCCAGGGCGGGTGGCGATCTACTCTCGCAACAAGGAAGATGTGACAGAGAGCTTTCCGGAGTTAGAGGAGGCGTTTGCGCAGGTCTGCTCGGAGGTAAGCGGAGCGACGGGCTCGCTGATTTTGGACGGTGAGATTCTGGGGTGGGACTTCGAACAGGGACGTGCGCTGCCGTTCGCGGTGTTGGGGCAAAGGATCGGACGCAAGCGGGTTTCAAACGAATGGCGTCAGCAGGTGCCGGTAGTGTTTATGGCCTTCGACCTGATGTGCGAGGATGGCGAACTGCTGCTGGAGTTCCCGTTGCGTGAGCGGCGCAATCGGTTGGAGGCGGCGGTGGAGCGGCTTGTTGAGCGGGTGGTGTCGCCGCTGATAGTTGATAAACGCGCTCGCGATTCGCAGGCGGTGTTGTTTGCAGGTGAGGAGAGCGCAGGTATGGAGAGACTGATGATCTCGCCGTCGCGCCTGGTGGAGTCGGCCGAGGATATTGACCGGGCGTACTCAGACGCGAGGGCGCGGGCAAACGAGGGCGTAATGCTGAAGGCGGCGGGGTCTGTGTATCAGCCGGGGCGGCGTGGCCTCGCGTGGGTGAAGCTAAAGCGTGAACTGGCGACGCTGGATGTTGTGGTGACAGGGGCGGAGTTTGGGCATGGGAAGCGTGCAGGGATCTTGAGTGATTACACGTTTGCGGTGCGAGGAGCTGATGGCGAGTTACTCAATGTGGGCAAGGCTTATTCGGGTCTCACCGATGTCGAGATTGCCGAGATGAGCGCATGGATGATGGAACACACTCTCGAAGATCAGGGATTCTTCCGCACGGTCGAACCGTTGATGGTGCTGGAGGTAGCGTTCAACAACATTATGCGCAGCGGACGTCATGCGAGCGGCTTTGCGCTGCGGTTTCCACGCATACTGAAGATCAGGACAGACAAGCCGGTGAGCGAGATTGACACGGTCGCACGGGTCGAAGAGGTCTATCAGTCGCAGGTGGATAAGCCGGTGGAGTAA